The following proteins are encoded in a genomic region of Zea mays cultivar B73 chromosome 9, Zm-B73-REFERENCE-NAM-5.0, whole genome shotgun sequence:
- the LOC100381518 gene encoding uncharacterized protein isoform X1, with protein MKTKMEPESLDFEDNGEHQSSSEASLASDVIYGDSPVCPRIGSEHQAEIPNLATEDERRELMASSHNDSILHGYGYPVVVGLTLPIIWASPREASKTEQVLQMQNYSESGTKGSTGDVQSQVTSTCATSNDTGRCDPTFQDLHAVVPVVQIKSDINQAYNEKMAPCPSQEGQNVTNNSIMQQRETKQLNPLPYSPIALWSDLEAEIFLLGLYIFGKNLNLLSRFLGTKTVGDVLAYYYGKFYRRDAYKRWSDCRKAKTRKCILGERIFQGWRQQELISRLKSKIPKEAHDSLIEVFKSFSDSQTSLKEFVFSLKSTVGAETFVEAVGVGKGKHDLTGFIMDQSKPNQALSVHSDLPTGKDYSSLASEDIIKFLNGDFRRSKTRSNYIFWEAVWPRLLANGWHSEQPKDVSTTKNCLVFLVPGIKKFSRCKLTKGTHYFDSVSDVLKRVAADPVLLELEIDVINNGLTAEENGSITDVKLNQYSPLDGYQELPKFTIIDTSLVEGEVPFNVRELRNLPADSNISFLLSQHPSNMVSYSSSEEEGANDRLSDEQEDYGRVKAVVDEIEMVSAASLQNMVTANGNDDKLDLTGIKTKPEKRKYLSPVSKGRMLNSCSNEQASRRSFSFSKGGDLEKEKSKPPLTSSKPAALEVGDTFQSYSTKDNLSEQKNNALNSLTNYGQNERMVMENLINKSSERKVDAVAEVHSKINADQPKFIKERAEVVGPIDLNNLGTLHGDKASRSIHITSFENLGSVKVVEASSSSDKNMACDPSGTAGMPVSEVPDPALQVNARRHGTRNRPPTVKALEAVAFGLLGSGKRKGDMKNRATSRPSQRARKAAKDSVPVASCGDAKVR; from the exons ATGAAGACTAAG ATGGAGCCAGAATCACTCGATTTTGAAGACAATGGTGAACACCAATCTTCATCAGAAGCTTCTCTTGCTTCAGATGTGATATATGGTGACTCGCCTGTATGTCCACGCATCGGAAGTGAGCACCAGGCAGAAATCCCCAATCTGGCTACAGAAGATGAACGTCGTGAGCTCATGGCTAGTTCACATAATGATTCCATATTGCATGGGTATGGTTATCCTGTTGTGGTTGGGTTAACTTTACCAATTATATGGGCATCACCAAGAGAAGCCAGTAAGACAGAACAGGTATTACAAATGCAAAATTATTCAGAATCTGGAACAAAAGGCAGCACTGGAGATGTGCAAAGTCAGGTGACCTCAACTTGTGCAACCAGCAATGACACTGGCAGATGTGATCCGACATTCCAGGATCTACATGCAGTAGTTCCTGTAGTTCAAATTAAATCTGACATTAATCAAGCATATAATGAAAAAATGGCCCCTTGCCCCTCTCAAGAAGGCCAGAATGTCACCAATAATTCAATAATGCAGCAGAGAGAAACCAAACAATTAAATCCGCTGCCTTATTCACCCATTGCTCTTTGGAGTGATCTTGAGGCAGAGATCTTTCTCCTTGGGCTCTACATTTTCGGCAAGAATCTCAACCTGCTGAGCAGGTTTTTGGGTACAAAGACTGTTGGTGATGTGCTTGCATACTACTATGGGAAGTTCTATAGAAGAGATGCGTACAAAAGATGGTCTGACTGTAGAAAGGCGAAAACTAGGAAATGCATTCTTGGGGAACGCATTTTTCAAGGATGGCGACAGCAAGAGCTAATATCACGTCTGAAATCTAAAATCCctaaagaagctcatgattcgtTGATTGAG GTTTTCAAATCTTTCAGTGATAGCCAAACATCTTTGAAGGAATTTGTCTTCAGTCTGAAATCCACTGTTGGAGCAGAAACTTTTGTGGAGGCGGTTGGGGTTGGTAAAGGGAAGCACGATTTGACTGGATTCATTATGGACCAATCTAAACCCAATCAAGCTCTCTCTGTTCACAGTGACTTGCCTACAGGCAAAGACTATTCTTCACTTGCTTCAGAAGATATAATCAAGTTCTTAAATGGTGATTTCAGAAGAAGTAAGACTAGATCAAATTATATTTTCTGGGAAGCTGTATGGCCCCGTTTGCTTGCAAATGGTTGGCACTCAGAGCAGCCAAAGGATGTTAGCACAACTAAGAATTGCCTTGTATTTCTTGTGCCGGGTATAAAGAAGTTCTCGAGATGTAAACTCACTAAAGGTACTCATTATTTTGATTCTGTCAGTGATGTCCTCAAAAGAGTGGCAGCGGATCCTGTTCTTCTTGAGTTGGAGATTGATGTGATAAACAATGGTTTAACTGCTGAGGAAAATGGCAGTATCACAGATGTGAAACTGAACCAGTATAGTCCATTAGATGGATATCAGGAGCTTCCTAAGTTCACAATAATTGATACTAGCTTAGTCGAGGGGGAAGTGCCATTCAATGTCAGGGAACTGAGGAACTTACCTGCAGATTCAAATATTAGTTTTCTCCTTTCACAACATCCATCTAATATGGTGAGTTACAGCTCCTCTGAAGAGGAAGGTGCCAATGATAGATTATCAGATGAGCAGGAAGACTATGGACGAGTTAAAGCTGTTGTCGATGAAATTGAAATGGTTTCAGCTGCTTCACTACAAAACATGGTGACTGCTAATGGCAATGATGACAAACTAGATTTGACAGGCATCAAAACAAAACCTGAAAAGCGCAAATATTTGTCCCCAGTGTCAAAAGGCAGAATGCTAAATAGCTGTAGTAATGAACAGGCCAGCCGGCGCAGTTTTTCTTTCTCAAAAGGTGGTGATTTGGAGAAAGAGAAAAGCAAGCCACCATTGACTTCATCCAAACCAGCTGCTCTTGAAGTTGGCGACACTTTTCAGAGCTATTCTACAAAGGATAATCTATCTGAGCAGAAAAACAATGCATTGAACTCTCTTACCAATTATGGGCAAAATGAGAGAATGGTTATGGAGAACTTAATTAACAAGTCATCAGAGCGTAAGGTTGATGCAGTGGCTGAAGTTCACTCAAAGATCAATGCCGATCAGCCAAAATTTATTAAAGAAAGAGCTGAGGTTGTTGGTCCAATTGACTTGAATAATCTGGGAACGCTACACGGTGATAAGGCAAGCCGAAGCATTCACATCACATCATTTGAAAATCTTGGTAGCGTGAAGGttgttgaagcttcctccagttCAGACAAGAACATGGCCTGTGATCCTTCAGGGACAGCAGGAATGCCTGTTAGCGAGGTACCTGATCCTGCTTTGCAGGTGAATGCTCGGAGGCACGGAACCAGAAACAGGCCTCCCACCGTAAAAGCTTTAGAAGCTGTTGCGTTTGGACTTCTTGGAAGCGGGAAGCGTAAGGGTGACATGAAGAACAGGGCGACAAGCCGGCCTTCTCAGCGAGCTCGCAAGGCTGCAAAAGACTCAGTTCCCGTGGCTTCTTGTGGTGATGCGAAGGTGAGATGA
- the LOC100381518 gene encoding uncharacterized protein isoform X2 produces MMMEPESLDFEDNGEHQSSSEASLASDVIYGDSPVCPRIGSEHQAEIPNLATEDERRELMASSHNDSILHGYGYPVVVGLTLPIIWASPREASKTEQVLQMQNYSESGTKGSTGDVQSQVTSTCATSNDTGRCDPTFQDLHAVVPVVQIKSDINQAYNEKMAPCPSQEGQNVTNNSIMQQRETKQLNPLPYSPIALWSDLEAEIFLLGLYIFGKNLNLLSRFLGTKTVGDVLAYYYGKFYRRDAYKRWSDCRKAKTRKCILGERIFQGWRQQELISRLKSKIPKEAHDSLIEVFKSFSDSQTSLKEFVFSLKSTVGAETFVEAVGVGKGKHDLTGFIMDQSKPNQALSVHSDLPTGKDYSSLASEDIIKFLNGDFRRSKTRSNYIFWEAVWPRLLANGWHSEQPKDVSTTKNCLVFLVPGIKKFSRCKLTKGTHYFDSVSDVLKRVAADPVLLELEIDVINNGLTAEENGSITDVKLNQYSPLDGYQELPKFTIIDTSLVEGEVPFNVRELRNLPADSNISFLLSQHPSNMVSYSSSEEEGANDRLSDEQEDYGRVKAVVDEIEMVSAASLQNMVTANGNDDKLDLTGIKTKPEKRKYLSPVSKGRMLNSCSNEQASRRSFSFSKGGDLEKEKSKPPLTSSKPAALEVGDTFQSYSTKDNLSEQKNNALNSLTNYGQNERMVMENLINKSSERKVDAVAEVHSKINADQPKFIKERAEVVGPIDLNNLGTLHGDKASRSIHITSFENLGSVKVVEASSSSDKNMACDPSGTAGMPVSEVPDPALQVNARRHGTRNRPPTVKALEAVAFGLLGSGKRKGDMKNRATSRPSQRARKAAKDSVPVASCGDAKVR; encoded by the exons ATGATG ATGGAGCCAGAATCACTCGATTTTGAAGACAATGGTGAACACCAATCTTCATCAGAAGCTTCTCTTGCTTCAGATGTGATATATGGTGACTCGCCTGTATGTCCACGCATCGGAAGTGAGCACCAGGCAGAAATCCCCAATCTGGCTACAGAAGATGAACGTCGTGAGCTCATGGCTAGTTCACATAATGATTCCATATTGCATGGGTATGGTTATCCTGTTGTGGTTGGGTTAACTTTACCAATTATATGGGCATCACCAAGAGAAGCCAGTAAGACAGAACAGGTATTACAAATGCAAAATTATTCAGAATCTGGAACAAAAGGCAGCACTGGAGATGTGCAAAGTCAGGTGACCTCAACTTGTGCAACCAGCAATGACACTGGCAGATGTGATCCGACATTCCAGGATCTACATGCAGTAGTTCCTGTAGTTCAAATTAAATCTGACATTAATCAAGCATATAATGAAAAAATGGCCCCTTGCCCCTCTCAAGAAGGCCAGAATGTCACCAATAATTCAATAATGCAGCAGAGAGAAACCAAACAATTAAATCCGCTGCCTTATTCACCCATTGCTCTTTGGAGTGATCTTGAGGCAGAGATCTTTCTCCTTGGGCTCTACATTTTCGGCAAGAATCTCAACCTGCTGAGCAGGTTTTTGGGTACAAAGACTGTTGGTGATGTGCTTGCATACTACTATGGGAAGTTCTATAGAAGAGATGCGTACAAAAGATGGTCTGACTGTAGAAAGGCGAAAACTAGGAAATGCATTCTTGGGGAACGCATTTTTCAAGGATGGCGACAGCAAGAGCTAATATCACGTCTGAAATCTAAAATCCctaaagaagctcatgattcgtTGATTGAG GTTTTCAAATCTTTCAGTGATAGCCAAACATCTTTGAAGGAATTTGTCTTCAGTCTGAAATCCACTGTTGGAGCAGAAACTTTTGTGGAGGCGGTTGGGGTTGGTAAAGGGAAGCACGATTTGACTGGATTCATTATGGACCAATCTAAACCCAATCAAGCTCTCTCTGTTCACAGTGACTTGCCTACAGGCAAAGACTATTCTTCACTTGCTTCAGAAGATATAATCAAGTTCTTAAATGGTGATTTCAGAAGAAGTAAGACTAGATCAAATTATATTTTCTGGGAAGCTGTATGGCCCCGTTTGCTTGCAAATGGTTGGCACTCAGAGCAGCCAAAGGATGTTAGCACAACTAAGAATTGCCTTGTATTTCTTGTGCCGGGTATAAAGAAGTTCTCGAGATGTAAACTCACTAAAGGTACTCATTATTTTGATTCTGTCAGTGATGTCCTCAAAAGAGTGGCAGCGGATCCTGTTCTTCTTGAGTTGGAGATTGATGTGATAAACAATGGTTTAACTGCTGAGGAAAATGGCAGTATCACAGATGTGAAACTGAACCAGTATAGTCCATTAGATGGATATCAGGAGCTTCCTAAGTTCACAATAATTGATACTAGCTTAGTCGAGGGGGAAGTGCCATTCAATGTCAGGGAACTGAGGAACTTACCTGCAGATTCAAATATTAGTTTTCTCCTTTCACAACATCCATCTAATATGGTGAGTTACAGCTCCTCTGAAGAGGAAGGTGCCAATGATAGATTATCAGATGAGCAGGAAGACTATGGACGAGTTAAAGCTGTTGTCGATGAAATTGAAATGGTTTCAGCTGCTTCACTACAAAACATGGTGACTGCTAATGGCAATGATGACAAACTAGATTTGACAGGCATCAAAACAAAACCTGAAAAGCGCAAATATTTGTCCCCAGTGTCAAAAGGCAGAATGCTAAATAGCTGTAGTAATGAACAGGCCAGCCGGCGCAGTTTTTCTTTCTCAAAAGGTGGTGATTTGGAGAAAGAGAAAAGCAAGCCACCATTGACTTCATCCAAACCAGCTGCTCTTGAAGTTGGCGACACTTTTCAGAGCTATTCTACAAAGGATAATCTATCTGAGCAGAAAAACAATGCATTGAACTCTCTTACCAATTATGGGCAAAATGAGAGAATGGTTATGGAGAACTTAATTAACAAGTCATCAGAGCGTAAGGTTGATGCAGTGGCTGAAGTTCACTCAAAGATCAATGCCGATCAGCCAAAATTTATTAAAGAAAGAGCTGAGGTTGTTGGTCCAATTGACTTGAATAATCTGGGAACGCTACACGGTGATAAGGCAAGCCGAAGCATTCACATCACATCATTTGAAAATCTTGGTAGCGTGAAGGttgttgaagcttcctccagttCAGACAAGAACATGGCCTGTGATCCTTCAGGGACAGCAGGAATGCCTGTTAGCGAGGTACCTGATCCTGCTTTGCAGGTGAATGCTCGGAGGCACGGAACCAGAAACAGGCCTCCCACCGTAAAAGCTTTAGAAGCTGTTGCGTTTGGACTTCTTGGAAGCGGGAAGCGTAAGGGTGACATGAAGAACAGGGCGACAAGCCGGCCTTCTCAGCGAGCTCGCAAGGCTGCAAAAGACTCAGTTCCCGTGGCTTCTTGTGGTGATGCGAAGGTGAGATGA
- the LOC100381518 gene encoding uncharacterized protein isoform X3 — MEPESLDFEDNGEHQSSSEASLASDVIYGDSPVCPRIGSEHQAEIPNLATEDERRELMASSHNDSILHGYGYPVVVGLTLPIIWASPREASKTEQVLQMQNYSESGTKGSTGDVQSQVTSTCATSNDTGRCDPTFQDLHAVVPVVQIKSDINQAYNEKMAPCPSQEGQNVTNNSIMQQRETKQLNPLPYSPIALWSDLEAEIFLLGLYIFGKNLNLLSRFLGTKTVGDVLAYYYGKFYRRDAYKRWSDCRKAKTRKCILGERIFQGWRQQELISRLKSKIPKEAHDSLIEVFKSFSDSQTSLKEFVFSLKSTVGAETFVEAVGVGKGKHDLTGFIMDQSKPNQALSVHSDLPTGKDYSSLASEDIIKFLNGDFRRSKTRSNYIFWEAVWPRLLANGWHSEQPKDVSTTKNCLVFLVPGIKKFSRCKLTKGTHYFDSVSDVLKRVAADPVLLELEIDVINNGLTAEENGSITDVKLNQYSPLDGYQELPKFTIIDTSLVEGEVPFNVRELRNLPADSNISFLLSQHPSNMVSYSSSEEEGANDRLSDEQEDYGRVKAVVDEIEMVSAASLQNMVTANGNDDKLDLTGIKTKPEKRKYLSPVSKGRMLNSCSNEQASRRSFSFSKGGDLEKEKSKPPLTSSKPAALEVGDTFQSYSTKDNLSEQKNNALNSLTNYGQNERMVMENLINKSSERKVDAVAEVHSKINADQPKFIKERAEVVGPIDLNNLGTLHGDKASRSIHITSFENLGSVKVVEASSSSDKNMACDPSGTAGMPVSEVPDPALQVNARRHGTRNRPPTVKALEAVAFGLLGSGKRKGDMKNRATSRPSQRARKAAKDSVPVASCGDAKVR, encoded by the exons ATGGAGCCAGAATCACTCGATTTTGAAGACAATGGTGAACACCAATCTTCATCAGAAGCTTCTCTTGCTTCAGATGTGATATATGGTGACTCGCCTGTATGTCCACGCATCGGAAGTGAGCACCAGGCAGAAATCCCCAATCTGGCTACAGAAGATGAACGTCGTGAGCTCATGGCTAGTTCACATAATGATTCCATATTGCATGGGTATGGTTATCCTGTTGTGGTTGGGTTAACTTTACCAATTATATGGGCATCACCAAGAGAAGCCAGTAAGACAGAACAGGTATTACAAATGCAAAATTATTCAGAATCTGGAACAAAAGGCAGCACTGGAGATGTGCAAAGTCAGGTGACCTCAACTTGTGCAACCAGCAATGACACTGGCAGATGTGATCCGACATTCCAGGATCTACATGCAGTAGTTCCTGTAGTTCAAATTAAATCTGACATTAATCAAGCATATAATGAAAAAATGGCCCCTTGCCCCTCTCAAGAAGGCCAGAATGTCACCAATAATTCAATAATGCAGCAGAGAGAAACCAAACAATTAAATCCGCTGCCTTATTCACCCATTGCTCTTTGGAGTGATCTTGAGGCAGAGATCTTTCTCCTTGGGCTCTACATTTTCGGCAAGAATCTCAACCTGCTGAGCAGGTTTTTGGGTACAAAGACTGTTGGTGATGTGCTTGCATACTACTATGGGAAGTTCTATAGAAGAGATGCGTACAAAAGATGGTCTGACTGTAGAAAGGCGAAAACTAGGAAATGCATTCTTGGGGAACGCATTTTTCAAGGATGGCGACAGCAAGAGCTAATATCACGTCTGAAATCTAAAATCCctaaagaagctcatgattcgtTGATTGAG GTTTTCAAATCTTTCAGTGATAGCCAAACATCTTTGAAGGAATTTGTCTTCAGTCTGAAATCCACTGTTGGAGCAGAAACTTTTGTGGAGGCGGTTGGGGTTGGTAAAGGGAAGCACGATTTGACTGGATTCATTATGGACCAATCTAAACCCAATCAAGCTCTCTCTGTTCACAGTGACTTGCCTACAGGCAAAGACTATTCTTCACTTGCTTCAGAAGATATAATCAAGTTCTTAAATGGTGATTTCAGAAGAAGTAAGACTAGATCAAATTATATTTTCTGGGAAGCTGTATGGCCCCGTTTGCTTGCAAATGGTTGGCACTCAGAGCAGCCAAAGGATGTTAGCACAACTAAGAATTGCCTTGTATTTCTTGTGCCGGGTATAAAGAAGTTCTCGAGATGTAAACTCACTAAAGGTACTCATTATTTTGATTCTGTCAGTGATGTCCTCAAAAGAGTGGCAGCGGATCCTGTTCTTCTTGAGTTGGAGATTGATGTGATAAACAATGGTTTAACTGCTGAGGAAAATGGCAGTATCACAGATGTGAAACTGAACCAGTATAGTCCATTAGATGGATATCAGGAGCTTCCTAAGTTCACAATAATTGATACTAGCTTAGTCGAGGGGGAAGTGCCATTCAATGTCAGGGAACTGAGGAACTTACCTGCAGATTCAAATATTAGTTTTCTCCTTTCACAACATCCATCTAATATGGTGAGTTACAGCTCCTCTGAAGAGGAAGGTGCCAATGATAGATTATCAGATGAGCAGGAAGACTATGGACGAGTTAAAGCTGTTGTCGATGAAATTGAAATGGTTTCAGCTGCTTCACTACAAAACATGGTGACTGCTAATGGCAATGATGACAAACTAGATTTGACAGGCATCAAAACAAAACCTGAAAAGCGCAAATATTTGTCCCCAGTGTCAAAAGGCAGAATGCTAAATAGCTGTAGTAATGAACAGGCCAGCCGGCGCAGTTTTTCTTTCTCAAAAGGTGGTGATTTGGAGAAAGAGAAAAGCAAGCCACCATTGACTTCATCCAAACCAGCTGCTCTTGAAGTTGGCGACACTTTTCAGAGCTATTCTACAAAGGATAATCTATCTGAGCAGAAAAACAATGCATTGAACTCTCTTACCAATTATGGGCAAAATGAGAGAATGGTTATGGAGAACTTAATTAACAAGTCATCAGAGCGTAAGGTTGATGCAGTGGCTGAAGTTCACTCAAAGATCAATGCCGATCAGCCAAAATTTATTAAAGAAAGAGCTGAGGTTGTTGGTCCAATTGACTTGAATAATCTGGGAACGCTACACGGTGATAAGGCAAGCCGAAGCATTCACATCACATCATTTGAAAATCTTGGTAGCGTGAAGGttgttgaagcttcctccagttCAGACAAGAACATGGCCTGTGATCCTTCAGGGACAGCAGGAATGCCTGTTAGCGAGGTACCTGATCCTGCTTTGCAGGTGAATGCTCGGAGGCACGGAACCAGAAACAGGCCTCCCACCGTAAAAGCTTTAGAAGCTGTTGCGTTTGGACTTCTTGGAAGCGGGAAGCGTAAGGGTGACATGAAGAACAGGGCGACAAGCCGGCCTTCTCAGCGAGCTCGCAAGGCTGCAAAAGACTCAGTTCCCGTGGCTTCTTGTGGTGATGCGAAGGTGAGATGA